The sequence below is a genomic window from Acidobacteriota bacterium.
CGGCGGCGGTAGTGCGCAACCAGTTGAAGAGCCAGGCCCGGCCCACCGGCCGCAAAGTTCTGCTGATCGGCTGGGACGGTGCCGACTGGCTGATGATTCGGCCGCTCCTCGAAGCCGGAAAGCTGCCTCACCTGGACTCTCTGATCCGCCGTGGAGTCTCCGGCGAGCTACGCGCCGAAAAGCCTTTGCTTTCGCCCCTGATCTGGACCACCATCGCCACCGGCAAGCCGGTGGTCGAGCACGGCATCGCCGATTTCCTGGTCCAAGATCCGGAGAGCGGCGGCCTGGTGCCGATCAGCTCGGCGTCGCGCAAGGTCCACGCCCTGTGGACCATCCTCCCGGCCTTTGATTTGGCGACGGACGTGGTCGCCTGGTGGGCCACCTGGCCGGCGGAGGCAATCCAGGGCACGATGGTGACGGACCGCGTCGCCTATCAGCTCTTCGACTATGAGGAGACCGCAGGCAACGACCGAAAGGTCTACCCGGAGGCAACCTGGGAGCGGGTGCAGGAGCGGTTGGTGGCAGCGGAGCAGGTGCCCTTCGAAGACATGCGGCGCTTCGTGGACATCGACGCCACGGAGCTGGCGCGGCTGTGGGACAGCCTGCCGCCGGACCGCCGCCAGGAAGAGCGAGTCAATCACCTGCGAAAGATCCTGGCAACCACCCGCTCGTACCATGCCATCACCCGATCGCTGCTCGCCGAGCAGGCGGACCTCACGATGACCTACTACGAATTGACGGACACCATCGGTCACCTGTTCGCGCGGTTCTTGCCCCCACCCTTGCCGGGAGTGACGGAGGGTGAAGTGCGGCGCTTTGGGAAGGCCCTGGAGGAGGGCTACCGCTACGCCGATGAGCTGCTCGGGGAGCTGTTGGCGCAGGTGTCGTCCGATACGGTGGTGATGCTGGTTTCCGATCACGGTTTCTTTACCGGTGAAGCGCGCCCCACCAGCGATCCTTCGGATTTCGCCGCCGGCGCTCCTCAGTGGCATCGCGAGTTCGGGGTGTTCGTGGCTGCCGGCCCGGGGGTCGAGCGCGGTACGGTGCGGGGAGCTTCGGTGTTCGATGTCGCTCCCACGGTGCTGGCGGCGCTCGGACTGCCGGTGCCGGACGACATGCCCGGCAAGGTGCTCCCCCAGGTGGCCCAGCCCCTCGTCGGGCCGCGGGCGGAGCTGGCGAGCTTCGAGATCCTGCCGCGGGAGCGTCCCGGAACCACCCGGGTGGCCTCGGCTCTCGATGAGGAGCGCCTGCGCGAACTCGTCGCCCTCGGCTACATCTCGGCCAGTGTGCTCGAAGATCGAAAGCAACCATCGCCGGCGGGCAGGCCCGCCGGCGATGGAACCCGCTCCGCCGCAGAGCCGCGCGGCGCCACTTCCCAGGACCTGCAGGGCATGGCGACGGAGGCCTACAACCTGGGTCGTATCCACCAGCGCAAGGGCGAATACGACCAGGCCGAGGAGCAGTACCGGGTGGCGGTGGATCGCATGCCCACCTTCGGCACCGCGTGGGCCGCCCTGGCCCAGGTGGAGGCCCTGCGCGGCCGCCACGGCGACGCCTTCGATCTGCTGGTGGAAGGATTCTCCAAGAGCGGCTCGATGCCGATGTCGGCGGTGACCGGCCTGGTGGACGAAGCCAAGCGCGTCCAACGGCTACCGGAAGCGGAGGCCGCCCTGGAGCGGATCCGCCCGGGCTACGGTGGGCAGGCTGCCTTCTTCGCCGCCGTCGGTTTGTTGCGCGAGGAGATGGGGCGGCCGGAAGAGGCCCTGGCGGCCTATGACCAGGCGCTGGCGATCGACCCCCTCGACCACCTGGCGACGGAGCAGAAGATCGGTCTGCTGCGCAAGACCGGCCGGGAAAG
It includes:
- a CDS encoding tetratricopeptide repeat protein, translating into MSKRVLLPILLLVIAVLALGAFRVRPGEVAVQQGSPPKVYEEGWHWRLPGSGEVRRLPREPIPFAQDVQVQTAEGASIALALAGSFGVAQGGEAAWLEAAGDGIFGDGLVTVTTAALQPVVREIDSSDLFQPDAEKRLTGSLLTALTDAGLEVPALDVRVPVERNPVAAAVVRNQLKSQARPTGRKVLLIGWDGADWLMIRPLLEAGKLPHLDSLIRRGVSGELRAEKPLLSPLIWTTIATGKPVVEHGIADFLVQDPESGGLVPISSASRKVHALWTILPAFDLATDVVAWWATWPAEAIQGTMVTDRVAYQLFDYEETAGNDRKVYPEATWERVQERLVAAEQVPFEDMRRFVDIDATELARLWDSLPPDRRQEERVNHLRKILATTRSYHAITRSLLAEQADLTMTYYELTDTIGHLFARFLPPPLPGVTEGEVRRFGKALEEGYRYADELLGELLAQVSSDTVVMLVSDHGFFTGEARPTSDPSDFAAGAPQWHREFGVFVAAGPGVERGTVRGASVFDVAPTVLAALGLPVPDDMPGKVLPQVAQPLVGPRAELASFEILPRERPGTTRVASALDEERLRELVALGYISASVLEDRKQPSPAGRPAGDGTRSAAEPRGATSQDLQGMATEAYNLGRIHQRKGEYDQAEEQYRVAVDRMPTFGTAWAALAQVEALRGRHGDAFDLLVEGFSKSGSMPMSAVTGLVDEAKRVQRLPEAEAALERIRPGYGGQAAFFAAVGLLREEMGRPEEALAAYDQALAIDPLDHLATEQKIGLLRKTGREREARAFLDRSFELAAGQMAQMNQVAVIALRQGWAPQAERLLRRVLASDPGNPGVLANLAASLAQQGKTSEALEAMTSAVERNPDNASNQFNLGAMLANLGRFDEALPALQAAVDNGFRSPAVYVAISKVAFRLGDPAKAEEALRQALEVEPGHPEASRLLRVLEQAPG